One window from the genome of [Mycobacterium] stephanolepidis encodes:
- a CDS encoding DUF3068 domain-containing protein: MNRGVMMRIAACGLLGLGSALIIAALLLSTYTSNRLAKIPLDWDATLVSEGKGRALDPASLSGQKFITDPDKPLALQEQITTVSPADATKVGLQAGITLRRTDKQGDAGLVLATVDTVTVDRHSAEAISSEDNPGGSVQKPRAIEDETPPTTIALKHEGLSYRFPFDTEKKTYQYFDVVAQRAFDANYTGEEDVNGLTAYHFTQNVGYDANGKLVEPVAYPSLYDKDEDSKVTARAVQWGVEAEHEDEEITMTRYYAAQREFWVDPVSGIIVKSKQHALHYYSRDALKPEVPMVDYTVQSNDETVEKQVKAARDTRDSLSIWSNILPITFAALGVVALVGGGLLGSFSLRAESALIDPGLDTVDHGFFGRRSPEKPSASEADTDKFPSPRNHL, translated from the coding sequence GTGAACCGCGGGGTCATGATGCGTATCGCAGCGTGCGGACTGCTGGGGCTCGGCTCGGCTCTTATCATCGCCGCGCTGTTGCTCAGTACGTACACCAGCAACCGGCTTGCGAAGATTCCGCTCGACTGGGACGCCACATTGGTGAGCGAGGGCAAGGGCCGCGCCCTGGACCCGGCGTCGCTGTCCGGACAGAAGTTCATTACCGATCCGGATAAGCCGCTGGCGCTGCAGGAGCAGATCACCACCGTCAGCCCCGCCGATGCCACGAAGGTCGGCCTGCAGGCCGGCATCACTCTTCGGCGCACCGACAAGCAAGGCGACGCCGGATTGGTCCTGGCCACCGTCGACACCGTCACCGTGGACCGCCACTCCGCCGAGGCGATCTCCAGTGAAGACAACCCCGGTGGCAGCGTGCAGAAGCCGCGCGCCATCGAGGACGAGACGCCCCCGACGACTATCGCTCTCAAGCACGAGGGGTTGAGCTACCGGTTCCCCTTCGACACCGAGAAGAAGACGTATCAGTACTTCGACGTGGTCGCCCAGCGCGCCTTCGACGCCAACTACACCGGCGAAGAAGATGTCAACGGCCTCACCGCTTATCACTTCACCCAGAACGTGGGCTACGACGCCAACGGCAAGCTGGTGGAACCGGTCGCGTACCCCTCGCTGTACGACAAGGACGAGGACTCCAAGGTGACGGCCCGCGCCGTGCAGTGGGGTGTGGAAGCCGAGCACGAGGACGAAGAGATCACCATGACTCGCTACTACGCGGCACAGCGCGAGTTCTGGGTGGACCCGGTCAGCGGCATCATCGTCAAGAGCAAACAGCATGCGCTGCATTACTACTCGCGTGACGCGCTCAAGCCCGAGGTTCCGATGGTCGACTACACCGTGCAGTCGAACGACGAGACCGTGGAGAAGCAGGTGAAGGCGGCCCGCGATACCCGCGACAGCCTTTCCATCTGGTCGAACATCCTGCCCATCACATTTGCGGCCCTGGGCGTCGTGGCGCTCGTCGGCGGCGGCCTCCTGGGCTCGTTCAGCCTGCGGGCCGAGTCCGCACTGATCGATCCCGGTCTGGACACGGTGGATCACGGATTCTTCGGCCGCCGAAGCCCGGAGAAACCCTCCGCCAGCGAGGCCGACACCGACAAGTTCCCGTCGCCTCGAAACCACCTCTAG
- a CDS encoding glycosyltransferase family 4 protein: MFSEVSDQPGLPREVLMLCWRDTDHPQGGGSETYLQRIGAELAASGVKVTLRCAAYPGAPRREVVNGVHISRGGGRFTVYPRALLSLLASRLGLGALRDVRPDVVIDTQNGIPFFASTVVSAPVVVLVHHCHREQWPVAGQLIGRLGWWLESRLSPRMHRRNQYLTVSQPSASDLVSLGVAPGRIAVVRNGIDEIPGLPVIGALDGVRSETPRVVVLSRLVPHKQIEHALTTLALLRDHVSDVHLDVVGDGWWMDPLVEHAARLGISDSVTFHGYLGEEAKHRVLQRAWVHLMPSRKEGWGLAVTEAAQHGVPTIGYRSSGGLTDSVTDGITGLLARDQDEFVRHTATLLADNKLRYRMGEAARARCADLSWQRSASGVWTVLKAAVVGVPISGIIGDEPVAAPQVEIPA; encoded by the coding sequence GTGTTTAGCGAAGTGTCAGATCAGCCGGGCCTCCCACGGGAGGTCCTCATGTTGTGTTGGCGCGATACCGACCATCCGCAGGGCGGCGGCAGCGAAACCTATCTGCAGCGCATCGGCGCCGAACTGGCCGCATCCGGCGTGAAGGTGACGCTGCGATGCGCCGCCTACCCGGGCGCCCCCCGCCGCGAGGTGGTCAACGGAGTGCACATCTCGCGCGGTGGCGGGCGTTTCACGGTGTACCCGCGGGCACTGCTGTCGCTGCTGGCCAGCCGCTTGGGCCTGGGGGCATTGCGTGACGTGCGGCCCGATGTCGTCATCGACACCCAGAATGGCATCCCGTTTTTCGCAAGCACCGTGGTCAGTGCGCCCGTTGTAGTACTTGTCCATCACTGTCACCGCGAGCAGTGGCCCGTGGCAGGGCAGCTCATCGGCAGGCTGGGCTGGTGGCTGGAATCGCGGTTGTCTCCGCGGATGCATCGGCGCAACCAATATTTGACGGTCTCGCAACCGTCCGCGTCGGACCTGGTGTCGCTCGGTGTAGCGCCCGGGCGGATTGCGGTGGTACGCAACGGTATCGATGAGATTCCGGGCCTGCCCGTAATTGGCGCGCTGGACGGCGTGCGCAGTGAAACGCCCCGGGTCGTGGTGCTCTCGCGTCTGGTGCCGCATAAGCAGATCGAGCATGCGCTGACCACTCTTGCGCTGCTGCGCGATCACGTGTCCGATGTGCACCTCGATGTCGTCGGGGATGGCTGGTGGATGGATCCATTGGTGGAACATGCGGCCCGGCTGGGTATTTCCGACTCGGTGACATTCCACGGCTACCTCGGCGAGGAGGCCAAGCATCGGGTACTGCAACGCGCTTGGGTGCACCTGATGCCATCGCGCAAGGAGGGCTGGGGCCTGGCGGTCACCGAGGCCGCGCAGCACGGCGTACCCACGATCGGCTACCGCTCCTCCGGTGGGCTCACCGATTCGGTCACCGATGGCATCACCGGTCTGCTGGCACGCGATCAGGATGAGTTTGTTCGGCACACCGCGACTCTTTTGGCGGACAACAAACTTCGATACCGAATGGGCGAGGCGGCGCGGGCTCGTTGTGCCGATCTCTCGTGGCAGCGCAGCGCATCCGGTGTGTGGACCGTGCTCAAGGCTGCAGTGGTCGGCGTACCGATATCGGGGATCATCGGCGATGAACCGGTGGCGGCTCCGCAGGTTGAAATCCCCGCCTGA
- a CDS encoding class I SAM-dependent methyltransferase, with the protein MPEITDLFARRANLRRSASLLSSFRFEQSAPERFYGTVAQDTVHLITDLWRQATNIGLQGRTVLDVGGGPGYFASAFADAGARYVGVEPDPREMHSAPEGTAGIHDPRAAYLRASGMALPIADDSVDICLSSNVAEHVPEPWRLGAEMLRVTRPGGLAVLSYTVWLGPFGGHEMGLTHYFGGARAARWYTRRHGHPPKNNYGSSLFPVSVRDGLEWAHGTGALVAAFPRYHPKWAWWITKVPAVREVLVSNLVVVLRPH; encoded by the coding sequence GTGCCGGAAATCACCGATCTATTTGCCCGAAGGGCGAATCTGCGTCGTTCTGCCAGCTTATTATCGTCTTTTCGCTTTGAGCAGAGTGCGCCAGAGAGGTTTTACGGCACGGTGGCGCAGGACACAGTTCACCTGATCACCGACTTGTGGCGACAGGCGACGAACATCGGGCTGCAGGGCCGCACGGTGCTGGACGTCGGAGGCGGACCGGGCTACTTCGCCTCGGCCTTTGCCGACGCCGGAGCACGGTACGTCGGCGTCGAACCCGACCCCCGTGAGATGCACTCGGCTCCCGAGGGAACCGCGGGTATCCACGATCCACGAGCGGCCTATCTGCGCGCGTCCGGAATGGCTCTACCGATAGCCGACGACAGCGTCGACATCTGCCTGTCCTCGAACGTCGCCGAGCATGTACCTGAGCCCTGGCGGCTCGGCGCTGAGATGTTGCGAGTCACCCGGCCGGGCGGGCTGGCCGTCTTGTCCTACACCGTCTGGCTCGGCCCGTTCGGTGGCCACGAAATGGGCCTGACGCACTACTTCGGGGGCGCCCGGGCCGCCCGGTGGTACACCCGCAGACACGGTCATCCACCCAAGAACAACTACGGGTCGTCACTTTTTCCGGTATCGGTGCGCGACGGTCTCGAATGGGCCCACGGGACGGGCGCGCTGGTCGCCGCATTTCCCCGCTACCACCCAAAATGGGCATGGTGGATCACCAAAGTTCCCGCTGTGCGGGAGGTTCTGGTGAGCAATTTGGTGGTTGTGCTGCGCCCCCACTGA
- a CDS encoding phosphotransferase family protein, which produces MTEQTATHEDVARPAESQRDPETLRGALAGWISAQLPSDAALSVDHAELPSANGMSSETILADAQWTENGERAAHRLVIRTAPQPDSSPVFPTYDMRRQFDVMDKLGQHTSAVVPPVLWYCDDPSVLGGEFFVMKRVDGEVPPDRMPYTFGSWVTEASDADRRKMQRLTIDQIARVHSAPVEEFAFLNDAREGETGLDAHVRRTRDLYEWVRGDGPAIPLIDRGFEWLQANWPTESLRAADTVSWGDSRPGNVIYQDFEPVALLDWEMATIGPRELDLGWIIFLHRFFQDLAEIAGLAGLPSFCRREDIAAEYAALTGHHASDLDFYTTYAALQHAVIMVRIQMRAMAFGMAEMPNDPDDLILHRVTLEKMLDGKYWSEVSA; this is translated from the coding sequence TTGACTGAGCAGACAGCGACGCATGAGGACGTTGCACGCCCCGCCGAATCACAGCGGGACCCGGAAACCCTGCGCGGCGCCCTGGCCGGTTGGATTTCGGCCCAATTGCCGTCTGATGCCGCACTGAGCGTGGACCACGCGGAGCTGCCCAGCGCCAACGGCATGTCCAGCGAGACGATTCTGGCCGATGCGCAGTGGACCGAGAACGGTGAGCGGGCCGCACATCGCCTGGTGATCAGGACGGCACCGCAGCCCGATTCGAGCCCCGTGTTTCCCACCTATGACATGCGTCGCCAGTTCGATGTGATGGATAAGCTCGGCCAACACACCAGCGCCGTGGTGCCCCCGGTGCTCTGGTATTGCGATGACCCCTCGGTGCTCGGCGGAGAGTTCTTCGTCATGAAGCGCGTCGATGGGGAGGTCCCACCTGACCGCATGCCCTACACGTTCGGATCCTGGGTGACCGAGGCCTCCGACGCCGACCGCCGCAAGATGCAACGGCTCACCATCGACCAGATCGCCCGGGTTCACTCCGCCCCCGTCGAGGAGTTCGCGTTCCTCAATGACGCCCGCGAGGGCGAGACGGGCCTCGATGCCCATGTACGCCGGACCCGAGACCTCTACGAGTGGGTACGCGGTGACGGCCCCGCCATCCCGCTTATCGACCGCGGATTCGAGTGGTTACAGGCGAATTGGCCGACCGAATCTCTGCGCGCGGCCGACACGGTCAGCTGGGGAGATTCGCGCCCGGGAAACGTCATCTACCAGGATTTCGAACCGGTGGCGCTGCTCGACTGGGAGATGGCCACCATCGGACCGCGCGAGCTCGATCTGGGATGGATCATCTTCCTGCACAGGTTCTTCCAGGACCTGGCCGAGATCGCGGGCCTCGCCGGGCTGCCCAGCTTCTGCCGGCGCGAAGACATCGCCGCCGAGTACGCCGCCCTCACCGGGCACCATGCCAGCGATCTGGACTTCTACACCACCTATGCGGCATTGCAACACGCCGTGATCATGGTGCGCATTCAGATGCGTGCCATGGCCTTTGGTATGGCAGAGATGCCGAATGACCCCGATGACCTGATCCTGCACAGGGTCACTCTGGAGAAAATGCTGGACGGAAAGTACTGGAGCGAGGTTTCCGCGTGA
- a CDS encoding aldehyde dehydrogenase translates to MTNYDKLFIGGVWTEPATDQVIEVISPATGQKVGQCPLASPADVEAAVSAARRAFDDGPWPKLTPHERQAILQKAVAGLEARKDEICKAIADETGAPPMVIETLQWLGGFGAIQYYANAADAVKWKELRNGAYGQTVVTREPAGVVAAIAAWNVPLFLALNKIGPAFLAGCTVVLKPAAETPLSSFILAEVFADAGVPEGVLSVVPGGAETGRALTNNPDIDVFSFTGSTAVGKEIAEIAAKNLKKVTLELGGKSAAIVLEDADLAAALPMLVFAGLMNAGQGCVNQTRVLAPRSRYDEVVDGIVGMVSLMGVGLPDDPATQVGPLITEKQRARVEGYIAKGIEEGARLAYGGKRPEGLDGGYFVQPTIFADVDNSMTIAQEEIFGPVLSIIAYDSVDEAIKIANDSNYGLAGSVWTTDVPKGLEVAAQIRTGTYGINWYAFDPSCPFGGYKQSGIGRENGPEGIEEYCELKSVLLPMGYTLESI, encoded by the coding sequence ATGACGAATTACGACAAGCTCTTCATCGGCGGCGTGTGGACCGAGCCTGCCACCGACCAGGTGATCGAGGTCATCTCGCCCGCCACCGGGCAGAAGGTGGGCCAGTGTCCGCTGGCGTCCCCCGCCGACGTCGAGGCCGCGGTAAGTGCTGCCCGCCGCGCCTTTGACGACGGCCCGTGGCCCAAGCTGACTCCGCACGAGCGCCAGGCGATATTGCAGAAGGCAGTTGCCGGGCTGGAGGCCCGTAAGGACGAGATCTGCAAGGCCATCGCCGACGAGACCGGCGCTCCCCCCATGGTCATCGAAACATTGCAGTGGTTGGGCGGTTTCGGTGCCATCCAGTACTACGCCAATGCGGCGGACGCGGTGAAGTGGAAGGAACTGCGCAACGGCGCCTACGGTCAGACGGTGGTGACTCGGGAGCCCGCCGGTGTGGTGGCCGCCATCGCAGCCTGGAATGTGCCGCTGTTCCTGGCGCTCAACAAGATCGGCCCGGCGTTCCTCGCGGGGTGCACGGTGGTACTCAAACCCGCTGCCGAGACTCCGCTGTCGAGCTTCATCCTGGCCGAGGTGTTCGCCGACGCGGGCGTGCCCGAGGGCGTGCTGTCAGTGGTGCCCGGCGGGGCCGAAACCGGTCGGGCGCTGACCAACAACCCCGACATCGACGTGTTCAGTTTCACCGGCAGCACCGCCGTCGGTAAGGAGATCGCCGAGATCGCGGCCAAGAACCTCAAGAAGGTCACCCTTGAGCTGGGCGGTAAGTCGGCGGCCATCGTGCTGGAGGATGCCGACCTGGCGGCGGCCTTGCCGATGCTGGTGTTCGCGGGCCTGATGAACGCGGGCCAGGGCTGCGTCAACCAGACCCGGGTGCTGGCACCGCGCTCACGGTACGACGAGGTTGTCGACGGCATTGTGGGGATGGTCTCGCTGATGGGCGTGGGCCTGCCCGACGATCCCGCCACGCAGGTGGGCCCGCTGATCACCGAGAAGCAGCGCGCCCGTGTCGAGGGCTACATCGCCAAGGGCATCGAAGAGGGCGCGCGGCTTGCTTACGGCGGCAAGCGTCCCGAGGGTCTGGACGGCGGATACTTCGTCCAGCCAACGATTTTCGCCGATGTCGACAACTCGATGACCATCGCGCAGGAGGAGATCTTCGGTCCCGTGCTGTCGATCATCGCCTATGACTCCGTGGACGAGGCCATCAAGATCGCCAACGACTCCAACTACGGTCTGGCCGGCAGTGTGTGGACCACCGACGTGCCCAAGGGCCTGGAGGTCGCCGCGCAGATCCGCACCGGCACCTACGGCATCAACTGGTACGCCTTCGACCCCAGCTGCCCGTTCGGCGGCTACAAGCAGTCCGGCATCGGCCGGGAGAACGGGCCCGAGGGCATCGAGGAGTACTGCGAGCTCAAGAGTGTGCTGCTGCCGATGGGGTACACCCTGGAATCGATCTAG
- a CDS encoding MFS transporter: protein MSTTAEADAAPTGLRKVVAASMAGTVVEWYEFFLYATAATLVFNKVFFPAVQAGGNDLDNIIKAFLTYAVGFVARPIGGIVFGHFGDRYGRKHLLQIAIVLVGVSTFLMGCLPTFAQIGYGAPILLVALRFLQGFAVGGEWGGAVLLVAEHSPDAQRGFWSSWPQAAVPLGNLLATLVLLTLSWTLSDAAFLAWGWRVGFWLSVIIVAIGYYIRTRISDAPIFQEARKEIEENKAGSYGVVEVFRRYPRGVFTAMGLRVAENILYYMVVTFSITYLKIELHMDTRRILLLLLIAHAVQAIALPIVGRYTDIVGRRAPYALGALLAAGWGFIAFPMFNTRDEWVILAAIVIGLLVHSLMFAGQPAIMAEMFPTRMRYSGVSVGYQVTSIFAGSLAPVIGTALLSKYHSWVPVAIYLAVVAPITLIAVWALPETKGSSLHALDAADRARA from the coding sequence GTGTCCACCACCGCCGAGGCCGACGCTGCTCCAACGGGTCTGCGCAAGGTGGTCGCCGCGTCAATGGCGGGCACCGTCGTCGAGTGGTACGAGTTCTTCCTTTACGCCACCGCCGCCACCCTCGTCTTCAACAAGGTCTTCTTCCCCGCCGTACAGGCCGGGGGCAACGACCTCGACAACATCATCAAGGCGTTCCTCACCTACGCGGTCGGTTTCGTCGCCCGGCCCATCGGCGGAATCGTGTTCGGGCACTTCGGGGATCGCTACGGGCGCAAGCACCTCCTGCAGATCGCGATCGTGCTGGTCGGCGTGTCCACCTTCCTCATGGGCTGCCTGCCGACCTTTGCGCAGATCGGCTACGGGGCCCCGATCCTGCTGGTGGCGCTGCGATTCCTGCAGGGTTTCGCGGTAGGCGGCGAATGGGGCGGCGCCGTGCTGCTGGTGGCCGAACACTCCCCCGATGCGCAACGCGGGTTCTGGTCGAGCTGGCCGCAGGCGGCGGTACCGCTGGGCAATCTGCTGGCCACCCTGGTGCTGCTCACGTTGTCGTGGACCCTCTCCGATGCGGCCTTCCTGGCCTGGGGCTGGCGTGTCGGATTCTGGCTGTCGGTCATCATCGTGGCCATCGGCTACTACATCCGCACCCGGATATCCGATGCGCCGATCTTCCAGGAGGCCCGCAAGGAGATCGAGGAGAACAAGGCCGGCTCATACGGCGTCGTCGAGGTGTTCCGCCGGTATCCGCGCGGGGTCTTCACCGCCATGGGGCTGCGGGTGGCCGAGAACATCCTCTACTACATGGTGGTCACCTTCTCGATCACCTATCTCAAGATCGAGCTGCACATGGACACCAGACGAATCCTGTTACTGCTCTTAATTGCCCACGCGGTTCAGGCGATCGCCCTGCCGATCGTGGGCCGGTACACCGACATCGTGGGACGACGTGCGCCGTACGCATTGGGGGCCCTGCTGGCAGCGGGGTGGGGCTTCATCGCGTTCCCGATGTTCAACACCCGAGACGAATGGGTGATCCTGGCGGCCATCGTGATCGGTCTGCTGGTGCACTCGCTGATGTTCGCGGGGCAGCCGGCCATCATGGCGGAGATGTTCCCCACCCGCATGCGCTACTCCGGGGTTTCGGTGGGCTACCAGGTGACCTCGATCTTCGCCGGATCACTGGCCCCGGTCATCGGCACCGCACTGCTGAGCAAGTACCACAGCTGGGTACCGGTGGCCATCTACCTGGCCGTCGTTGCTCCCATCACGCTCATTGCGGTCTGGGCACTGCCGGAGACCAAGGGCAGCTCGCTGCATGCACTGGATGCTGCCGACAGGGCACGCGCCTGA
- the mmsB gene encoding 3-hydroxyisobutyrate dehydrogenase, translating into MATYGWIGLGNMGGPMAANLVAAGHTVRGFDLSGDALAAAAANGVTAVEEIAEVLAGAEVVFTMLPKGEHVRSVFEGPYGIWENASPSTLLVDSSTVDIETSRYCHAESERRGFRFVDAPVSGGISGAQAGTLCFMLGGDLENSGAATDYIKPMAGRVIHAGDGGAGVAAKICNNMMLFIDMMANSEGSQLAERLGLDPKVFWEICSVSSARSWAQQTWYPVPDIIESAAANRNFDATFTVDLAHKDARLALAAGEATGVKLPAATMVTEQFQQLIDEGLGGKDCSLIVKYATPDGSARGYEP; encoded by the coding sequence ATGGCGACCTATGGCTGGATCGGTTTGGGGAACATGGGCGGCCCGATGGCCGCGAATCTGGTGGCTGCCGGGCACACGGTGCGCGGTTTCGATCTCTCGGGTGATGCACTGGCCGCCGCTGCGGCCAACGGTGTGACAGCGGTGGAAGAGATCGCCGAGGTGCTGGCGGGCGCCGAGGTCGTGTTCACCATGCTGCCCAAGGGTGAGCATGTCCGCTCGGTGTTCGAGGGCCCCTACGGCATCTGGGAAAACGCCTCGCCATCAACGCTTCTGGTAGACAGCTCGACCGTCGACATCGAAACCTCCCGGTACTGTCACGCCGAATCGGAGCGCCGGGGGTTCCGGTTCGTCGACGCCCCGGTGTCCGGCGGAATCAGCGGTGCGCAGGCCGGCACGCTGTGCTTCATGCTGGGTGGTGATTTGGAAAACTCGGGTGCGGCAACCGATTACATAAAGCCGATGGCCGGTCGGGTGATCCACGCCGGAGACGGTGGCGCCGGCGTGGCCGCGAAGATCTGCAACAACATGATGCTGTTCATCGACATGATGGCCAATTCGGAAGGTTCACAGCTGGCCGAGCGACTCGGCCTGGATCCCAAGGTTTTTTGGGAGATCTGCTCGGTGTCCTCGGCGCGATCATGGGCGCAGCAGACCTGGTACCCGGTGCCGGACATCATCGAATCCGCCGCCGCAAACCGGAACTTCGATGCCACCTTCACGGTCGACCTGGCGCACAAGGATGCACGCCTGGCGTTGGCCGCGGGCGAGGCCACCGGCGTGAAGCTGCCCGCCGCGACCATGGTGACCGAGCAGTTCCAACAGCTCATCGACGAGGGCCTGGGCGGCAAGGACTGCTCGCTGATCGTCAAGTACGCGACACCCGACGGGTCGGCGCGCGGTTACGAGCCGTGA
- a CDS encoding cytochrome c oxidase assembly protein, protein MNDPRWFSGLTTIPAEPPTVWSLFAWNPPAIPVLPVVAALLAGWYLLSVLRLRRMGRSWPWWSTACFLSGCLILGAVMGLSIDRYGFRLFSAFMFQQLTLSILVPPLLVLGSPGRLLLRSTPHHGPGRWVLVAALAGLRSRAAALLLHPAVTIPLFLFSYYGLYLSQLFDTIAVTWLGHNGLEIFFLASGLLFVIPILSTDPLPIRQTNLGRMFDIFVEMPLHVFIGVILMMAPRPLIGIFANPPAAWSVDPVKDQAVAGALAWSYGEPIALATTLIFAIRWRREEQVETEAREADDARQEDELASYNRFLQQLHEERPGHGS, encoded by the coding sequence ATGAATGATCCGAGGTGGTTCAGCGGGCTGACCACCATCCCCGCCGAGCCGCCGACAGTCTGGTCGCTGTTCGCCTGGAACCCGCCCGCCATTCCGGTGCTTCCCGTTGTCGCGGCGCTGCTGGCCGGGTGGTACCTGCTGAGCGTGCTCCGGCTACGCCGGATGGGCCGCAGCTGGCCGTGGTGGTCAACCGCATGCTTCCTGTCCGGATGCCTGATTCTGGGCGCGGTCATGGGATTGTCGATAGACCGCTACGGATTTCGATTGTTCAGCGCATTCATGTTCCAGCAGCTGACGCTGTCGATCCTGGTGCCGCCGTTGTTGGTGCTGGGCTCACCGGGGCGGCTGCTGTTGCGGTCGACGCCGCACCACGGGCCCGGCAGGTGGGTACTGGTGGCTGCGCTCGCCGGATTGCGCAGCCGCGCGGCCGCGCTGCTATTACATCCCGCCGTCACCATTCCGCTGTTTCTGTTCAGCTATTACGGCCTGTATTTATCCCAGCTGTTCGACACCATTGCCGTTACCTGGTTGGGGCATAACGGGTTAGAGATCTTCTTCTTGGCCAGCGGCCTGCTCTTCGTCATCCCTATCCTGTCCACCGACCCACTGCCGATCCGGCAGACCAACCTCGGCAGGATGTTCGACATCTTCGTGGAAATGCCGTTGCATGTGTTCATCGGCGTCATCCTCATGATGGCGCCCAGGCCGTTGATCGGCATCTTCGCCAATCCGCCCGCCGCGTGGTCCGTCGACCCGGTGAAGGACCAGGCGGTGGCGGGCGCGCTGGCCTGGTCCTACGGTGAGCCGATAGCACTCGCGACTACCTTGATCTTCGCCATCCGGTGGCGGCGTGAGGAACAGGTCGAAACCGAGGCGCGCGAGGCCGATGATGCCCGGCAAGAAGACGAATTGGCTTCGTACAACCGGTTTTTACAGCAATTACATGAAGAGCGGCCGGGTCACGGCTCGTAA
- a CDS encoding LLM class F420-dependent oxidoreductase has protein sequence MRFAFKTSPQNTTWDDMLAIWKVADEIDVFESGWTFDHFYPIFSDSTGPCLEGWITLTALAQATRRLRVGVLVTGIHYRHPAVLANMASALDIVSGGRLELGIGAGWNEEESGAYGIELGSIKERFDRFEEACEVLTGLLSQETTSFDGTFYQLKDARNEPKGPQKPHPPICIGGSGEKRTLRITAKYAQHWNFVGGPPEEFARKRDVLAAHCADIGRDPAEITLSAHIRLGEDRDYAKVVDEAAALGAEGLDVAIIYLPPPYDTAVLEPLAEALRG, from the coding sequence ATGCGCTTCGCATTCAAGACATCTCCGCAGAACACCACCTGGGACGACATGCTGGCCATCTGGAAGGTGGCCGACGAGATCGACGTCTTCGAGTCCGGCTGGACCTTTGATCACTTCTATCCGATCTTCTCGGATTCCACCGGGCCGTGCCTGGAGGGCTGGATAACCCTCACCGCACTTGCGCAGGCCACCCGGCGGTTACGCGTCGGGGTGCTGGTGACCGGTATCCACTATCGGCATCCGGCCGTGCTGGCCAATATGGCCTCGGCGTTGGACATCGTGTCCGGTGGTCGCCTCGAACTCGGTATCGGCGCGGGCTGGAACGAGGAAGAATCCGGCGCCTACGGCATTGAACTGGGCAGCATCAAGGAGCGATTCGACCGGTTCGAAGAGGCCTGTGAGGTACTCACCGGTCTGCTGAGCCAGGAGACGACGAGCTTTGACGGCACGTTCTATCAGCTCAAAGACGCTCGCAACGAGCCCAAGGGGCCGCAGAAGCCGCACCCGCCCATCTGCATAGGCGGCAGCGGCGAGAAGCGGACGTTGCGGATCACCGCCAAGTACGCCCAGCACTGGAACTTCGTGGGCGGACCGCCCGAGGAGTTCGCGCGTAAGCGCGATGTGCTGGCCGCGCACTGCGCCGACATCGGCCGGGATCCGGCCGAGATCACGCTCTCGGCCCACATCCGGCTCGGCGAGGATCGCGATTACGCGAAGGTTGTCGATGAGGCAGCCGCGCTAGGGGCCGAAGGGCTCGACGTGGCGATCATCTACCTGCCCCCGCCGTATGACACAGCGGTGCTGGAGCCGTTGGCGGAGGCGCTACGCGGCTGA